Proteins encoded within one genomic window of Macaca thibetana thibetana isolate TM-01 chromosome 3, ASM2454274v1, whole genome shotgun sequence:
- the KCNH2 gene encoding potassium voltage-gated channel subfamily H member 2 isoform X2 has product MPVRRGHVAPQNTFLDTIIRKFEGQSRKFIIANARVENCAVIYCNDGFCELCGYSRAEVMQRPCTCDFLHGPRTQRRAAAQIAQALLGAEERKVEIAFYRKDGSCFLCLVDVVPVKNEDGAVIMFILNFEVVMEKDMVGSPAHDTNHRGPPTSWLASGRAKTFRLKLPALLALTARESSVRSGGAGGGGAPGAVVVDVDLTPAAPSSESLALDEVTAMDNHVAGLGPAEERRALVGPGSPPRSAPGPLPSPRAHSLNPDASGSSCSLARTRSRESCASVRRASSADDIEAMRAGALPPPPRHASTGAMHPLRSGLLNSTSDSDLVRYRTISKIPQITLNFVDLKGDPFLASPTSDREIIAPKIKERTHNVTEKVTQVLSLGADVLPEYKLQAPRIHRWTILHYSPFKAVWDWLILLLVIYTAVFTPYSAAFLLKETEEGPPATECGYACQPLAVVDLIVDIMFIVDILINFRTTYVNANEEVVSHPGRIAVHYFKGWFLIDMVAAIPFDLLIFGSGSEELIGLLKTARLLRLVRVARKLDRYSEYGAAVLFLLMCTFALIAHWLACIWYAIGNMEQPHMDSRIGWLHNLGDQIGKPYNSSGLGGPSIKDKYVTALYFTFSSLTSVGFGNVSPNTNSEKIFSICVMLIGSLMYASIFGNVSAIIQRLYSGTARYHTQMLRVREFIRFHQIPNPLRQRLEEYFQHAWSYTNGIDMNAVLKGFPECLQADICLHLNRSLLQHCKPFRGATKGCLRALAMKFKTTHAPPGDTLVHAGDLLTALYFISRGSIEILRGDVVVAILGKNDIFGEPLNLYARPGKSNGDVRALTYCDLHKIHRDDLLEVLDMYPEFSDHFWSSLEITFNLRDTNMIPGSPGSAELEGGFSRQRKRKLSFRRRTDKDTEQPGEVSALGPGRAGAGPSSRGRPGGPWGESPSSGPSSPESSEDEGPGRSSSPLRLVPFSSPRPPGEPPGGEPLMDDCEKSSDTCNPLSGAFSGVSNIFSFWGDSRGRQYQELPRCPAPTPSLLNIPLSSPGRRPRGDVESRLDALQRQLNRLETRLSADMATVLQLLQRQMTLVPPAYSAVTTPGPGPTSASPLLPVSPLPTLTLDSLSQVSQFMACEELPPGAPELPQDGPTRRLSLPGQLGALTSQPLHRHGSDPGS; this is encoded by the exons GGAGCTGCTTCCTATGTCTGGTGGATGTGGTGCCCGTGAAGAACGAGGATGGGGCTGTCATCATGTTCATCCTCAATTTCGAGGTGGTGATGGAGAAGGACATGGTGGGGTCCCCGGCTCATGACACCAATCACCGGGGCCCCCCCACCAGCTGGCTGGCCTCAG GCCGCGCCAAGACCTTCCGCCTGAAGCTGCCCGCGCTGCTGGCGCTGACGGCCCGGGAGTCGTCGGTGCGGTCGGGCGGCGCAGGCGGCGGGGGCGCCCCCGGGGCCGTGGTGGTGGACGTGGACCTGACGCCCGCGGCACCCAGCAGCGAGTCCCTGGCCCTGGACGAAGTGACGGCCATGGACAACCATGTGGCAGGGCTTGGGCCCGCGGAGGAGCGGCGCGCGCTGGTGGGTCCCGGCTCTCCGCCCCGCAGCGCGCCCGGCCCGCTCCCATCGCCCCGCGCGCACAGCCTCAACCCCGACGCCTCAGGCTCCAGCTGCAGCCTGGCCCGGACGCGCTCCCGAGAGAGCTGCGCCAGCGTGCGCCGCGCCTCGTCGGCCGACGACATCGAGGCCATGCGCGCCGGGGCGCTGCCCCCGCCGCCGCGCCACGCCAGCACCG GGGCCATGCACCCCCTGCGCAGTGGCTTACTCAACTCCACCTCAGACTCCGACCTCGTGCGCTACCGCACCATCAGCAAGATTCCCCAAATCACCCTCAACTTTGTGGACCTCAAGGGTGACCCCTTCTTGGCTTCTCCCACCAGTGACCGTGAGATCATAGCACCCAAGATAAAGGAGCGAACCCACAATGTCACCGAGAAGGTCACCCAG GTCCTATCCCTGGGCGCCGATGTGCTGCCTGAGTACAAGCTGCAGGCACCGCGCATCCACCGCTGGACCATCCTGCACTACAGCCCCTTCAAGGCGGTGTGGGACTGGCTCATCCTGCTGCTGGTCATCTACACGGCCGTCTTCACGCCCTACTCGGCTGCCTTCCTGCTGAAGGAGACAGAAGAAGGCCCACCTGCTACCGAATGTGGCTATGCCTGCCAGCCGCTGGCCGTGGTGGACCTCATTGTGGACATCATGTTCATTGTGGACATTCTCATCAACTTCCGCACCACCTATGTCAATGCCAACGAGGAGGTGGTCAGCCACCCCGGCCGCATCGCCGTCCACTACTTCAAGGGCTGGTTCCTCATTGACATGGTGGCCGCCATCCCCTTCGACCTGCTCATCTTCGGCTCTGGCTCTGAGGAG CTGATCGGACTGCTGAAGACTGCGCGGCTGCTGCGGCTGGTGCGCGTGGCGCGGAAGCTGGACCGCTACTCAGAGTACGGCGCGGCCGTGCTGTTCTTGCTCATGTGCACCTTCGCGCTCATTGCGCACTGGCTGGCCTGCATCTGGTACGCCATCGGCAACATGGAGCAGCCGCACATGGACTCCCGCATTGGCTGGCTGCACAACCTGGGCGACCAGATAGGCAAGCCCTACAACAGCAGCGGCCTGGGCGGCCCCTCCATCAAGGACAAGTATGTGACCGCGCTCTACTTCACCTTCAGCAGCCTCACCAGCGTGGGCTTTGGCAACGTCTCTCCCAACACCAACTCAGAGAAGATCTTCTCCATCTGCGTCATGCTCATTGGCT CCCTCATGTACGCTAGCATCTTCGGCAACGTGTCGGCCATCATCCAGCGGCTGTACTCGGGCACAGCCCGCTACCACACACAGATGCTGCGGGTGCGGGAGTTCATCCGTTTCCACCAGATCCCCAACCCCCTGCGCCAGCGCCTCGAGGAGTACTTCCAGCACGCCTGGTCCTACACCAACGGCATCGACATGAACGCG gtGCTGAAGGGCTTCCCTGAGTGCCTGCAGGCTGACATCTGCCTGCACCTGAACCGCTCACTGCTGCAGCACTGCAAACCCTTCCGAGGGGCCACCAAGGGCTGCCTTCGGGCCCTGGCCATGAAGTTCAAGACCACACATGCACCGCCAGGGGACACACTGGTGCATGCTGGGGACCTGCTCACCGCCCTGTACTTCATCTCCCGGGGCTCCATCGAGATCCTGCGGGGCGACGTCGTCGTGGCCATCCTGG GGAAGAATGACATCTTTGGGGAGCCTCTGAACCTGTATGCGAGGCCTGGCAAGTCGAACGGGGACGTGCGGGCCCTCACCTACTGTGACCTACACAAGATCCATCGGGATGACCTGCTGGAGGTGCTGGACATGTACCCTGAGTTCTCCGACCACTTCTGGTCCAGCCTGGAGATCACCTTCAACCTGCGAGAT ACCAACATGATCCCGGGCTCCCCCGGCAGCGCGGAGTTAGAGGGTGGCTTCAGTCGGCAACGCAAGCGCAAGCTGTCCTTCCGCAGGCGCACGGACAAGG ACACGGAGCAGCCAGGGGAGGTGTCGGCCTTGGGGCCGGGCCGGGCGGGGGCAGGGCCGAGTAGCCGGGGCCGGCCGGGGGGGCCGTGGGGGGAGAGCCCGTCCAGTGGCCCCTCCAGCCCTGAGAGCAGTGAGGATGAGGGCCCAGGCCGCAGCTCCAGCCCCCTCCGCCTGGTGCCCTTCTCCAGCCCCAGGCCCCCCGGAGAGCCGCCGGGTGGGGAGCCCCTGATGGACGACTGCGAGAAGAGCAGCGACACTTGCAACCCCCTGTCAG GCGCTTTCTCGGGAGTGTCCAACATTTTCAGCTTCTGGGGGGACAGTCGGGGCCGCCAGTACCAGGAGCTCCCTCGatgccccgcccccacccccagcctcctcaACATCCCCCTCTCCAGCCCGGGTCGGCGGCCCCGGGGTGACGTGGAGAGCAGGCTGGACGCCCTCCAGCGCCAGCTCAACAG GCTGGAGACCCGGCTAAGTGCAGACATGGCCACTGTCCTGCAGCTGCTACAGAGGCAGATGACGCTGGTCCCGCCCGCCTACAGTGCTGTGACCACCCCGGGGCCTGGCCCCACTTCCGCATCCCCACTGTTGCCCgtcagccccctccccaccctcacctTGGACTCGCTTTCTCAG GTTTCCCAGTTCATGGCGTGTGAGGAGCTGCCCCCGGGGGCCCCAGAGCTCCCCCAAGATGGCCCCACGCGACGCCTCTCCCTGCCGGGCCAGCTGGGGGCCCTCACCTCCCAGCCCCTGCACAGACACGGCTCGGACCCGGGCAGTTAG
- the KCNH2 gene encoding potassium voltage-gated channel subfamily H member 2 isoform X1 yields the protein MPVRRGHVAPQNTFLDTIIRKFEGQSRKFIIANARVENCAVIYCNDGFCELCGYSRAEVMQRPCTCDFLHGPRTQRRAAAQIAQALLGAEERKVEIAFYRKDGSCFLCLVDVVPVKNEDGAVIMFILNFEVVMEKDMVGSPAHDTNHRGPPTSWLASGRAKTFRLKLPALLALTARESSVRSGGAGGGGAPGAVVVDVDLTPAAPSSESLALDEVTAMDNHVAGLGPAEERRALVGPGSPPRSAPGPLPSPRAHSLNPDASGSSCSLARTRSRESCASVRRASSADDIEAMRAGALPPPPRHASTGAMHPLRSGLLNSTSDSDLVRYRTISKIPQITLNFVDLKGDPFLASPTSDREIIAPKIKERTHNVTEKVTQVLSLGADVLPEYKLQAPRIHRWTILHYSPFKAVWDWLILLLVIYTAVFTPYSAAFLLKETEEGPPATECGYACQPLAVVDLIVDIMFIVDILINFRTTYVNANEEVVSHPGRIAVHYFKGWFLIDMVAAIPFDLLIFGSGSEELIGLLKTARLLRLVRVARKLDRYSEYGAAVLFLLMCTFALIAHWLACIWYAIGNMEQPHMDSRIGWLHNLGDQIGKPYNSSGLGGPSIKDKYVTALYFTFSSLTSVGFGNVSPNTNSEKIFSICVMLIGSLMYASIFGNVSAIIQRLYSGTARYHTQMLRVREFIRFHQIPNPLRQRLEEYFQHAWSYTNGIDMNAVLKGFPECLQADICLHLNRSLLQHCKPFRGATKGCLRALAMKFKTTHAPPGDTLVHAGDLLTALYFISRGSIEILRGDVVVAILGKNDIFGEPLNLYARPGKSNGDVRALTYCDLHKIHRDDLLEVLDMYPEFSDHFWSSLEITFNLRDTNMIPGSPGSAELEGGFSRQRKRKLSFRRRTDKDTEQPGEVSALGPGRAGAGPSSRGRPGGPWGESPSSGPSSPESSEDEGPGRSSSPLRLVPFSSPRPPGEPPGGEPLMDDCEKSSDTCNPLSGAFSGVSNIFSFWGDSRGRQYQELPRCPAPTPSLLNIPLSSPGRRPRGDVESRLDALQRQLNRLETRLSADMATVLQLLQRQMTLVPPAYSAVTTPGPGPTSASPLLPVSPLPTLTLDSLSQVSSSPASSMYPYPLVPRFQPKPALLPFYWALWPSFPEPWPALLPSLFSWRKAASGAAGSE from the exons GGAGCTGCTTCCTATGTCTGGTGGATGTGGTGCCCGTGAAGAACGAGGATGGGGCTGTCATCATGTTCATCCTCAATTTCGAGGTGGTGATGGAGAAGGACATGGTGGGGTCCCCGGCTCATGACACCAATCACCGGGGCCCCCCCACCAGCTGGCTGGCCTCAG GCCGCGCCAAGACCTTCCGCCTGAAGCTGCCCGCGCTGCTGGCGCTGACGGCCCGGGAGTCGTCGGTGCGGTCGGGCGGCGCAGGCGGCGGGGGCGCCCCCGGGGCCGTGGTGGTGGACGTGGACCTGACGCCCGCGGCACCCAGCAGCGAGTCCCTGGCCCTGGACGAAGTGACGGCCATGGACAACCATGTGGCAGGGCTTGGGCCCGCGGAGGAGCGGCGCGCGCTGGTGGGTCCCGGCTCTCCGCCCCGCAGCGCGCCCGGCCCGCTCCCATCGCCCCGCGCGCACAGCCTCAACCCCGACGCCTCAGGCTCCAGCTGCAGCCTGGCCCGGACGCGCTCCCGAGAGAGCTGCGCCAGCGTGCGCCGCGCCTCGTCGGCCGACGACATCGAGGCCATGCGCGCCGGGGCGCTGCCCCCGCCGCCGCGCCACGCCAGCACCG GGGCCATGCACCCCCTGCGCAGTGGCTTACTCAACTCCACCTCAGACTCCGACCTCGTGCGCTACCGCACCATCAGCAAGATTCCCCAAATCACCCTCAACTTTGTGGACCTCAAGGGTGACCCCTTCTTGGCTTCTCCCACCAGTGACCGTGAGATCATAGCACCCAAGATAAAGGAGCGAACCCACAATGTCACCGAGAAGGTCACCCAG GTCCTATCCCTGGGCGCCGATGTGCTGCCTGAGTACAAGCTGCAGGCACCGCGCATCCACCGCTGGACCATCCTGCACTACAGCCCCTTCAAGGCGGTGTGGGACTGGCTCATCCTGCTGCTGGTCATCTACACGGCCGTCTTCACGCCCTACTCGGCTGCCTTCCTGCTGAAGGAGACAGAAGAAGGCCCACCTGCTACCGAATGTGGCTATGCCTGCCAGCCGCTGGCCGTGGTGGACCTCATTGTGGACATCATGTTCATTGTGGACATTCTCATCAACTTCCGCACCACCTATGTCAATGCCAACGAGGAGGTGGTCAGCCACCCCGGCCGCATCGCCGTCCACTACTTCAAGGGCTGGTTCCTCATTGACATGGTGGCCGCCATCCCCTTCGACCTGCTCATCTTCGGCTCTGGCTCTGAGGAG CTGATCGGACTGCTGAAGACTGCGCGGCTGCTGCGGCTGGTGCGCGTGGCGCGGAAGCTGGACCGCTACTCAGAGTACGGCGCGGCCGTGCTGTTCTTGCTCATGTGCACCTTCGCGCTCATTGCGCACTGGCTGGCCTGCATCTGGTACGCCATCGGCAACATGGAGCAGCCGCACATGGACTCCCGCATTGGCTGGCTGCACAACCTGGGCGACCAGATAGGCAAGCCCTACAACAGCAGCGGCCTGGGCGGCCCCTCCATCAAGGACAAGTATGTGACCGCGCTCTACTTCACCTTCAGCAGCCTCACCAGCGTGGGCTTTGGCAACGTCTCTCCCAACACCAACTCAGAGAAGATCTTCTCCATCTGCGTCATGCTCATTGGCT CCCTCATGTACGCTAGCATCTTCGGCAACGTGTCGGCCATCATCCAGCGGCTGTACTCGGGCACAGCCCGCTACCACACACAGATGCTGCGGGTGCGGGAGTTCATCCGTTTCCACCAGATCCCCAACCCCCTGCGCCAGCGCCTCGAGGAGTACTTCCAGCACGCCTGGTCCTACACCAACGGCATCGACATGAACGCG gtGCTGAAGGGCTTCCCTGAGTGCCTGCAGGCTGACATCTGCCTGCACCTGAACCGCTCACTGCTGCAGCACTGCAAACCCTTCCGAGGGGCCACCAAGGGCTGCCTTCGGGCCCTGGCCATGAAGTTCAAGACCACACATGCACCGCCAGGGGACACACTGGTGCATGCTGGGGACCTGCTCACCGCCCTGTACTTCATCTCCCGGGGCTCCATCGAGATCCTGCGGGGCGACGTCGTCGTGGCCATCCTGG GGAAGAATGACATCTTTGGGGAGCCTCTGAACCTGTATGCGAGGCCTGGCAAGTCGAACGGGGACGTGCGGGCCCTCACCTACTGTGACCTACACAAGATCCATCGGGATGACCTGCTGGAGGTGCTGGACATGTACCCTGAGTTCTCCGACCACTTCTGGTCCAGCCTGGAGATCACCTTCAACCTGCGAGAT ACCAACATGATCCCGGGCTCCCCCGGCAGCGCGGAGTTAGAGGGTGGCTTCAGTCGGCAACGCAAGCGCAAGCTGTCCTTCCGCAGGCGCACGGACAAGG ACACGGAGCAGCCAGGGGAGGTGTCGGCCTTGGGGCCGGGCCGGGCGGGGGCAGGGCCGAGTAGCCGGGGCCGGCCGGGGGGGCCGTGGGGGGAGAGCCCGTCCAGTGGCCCCTCCAGCCCTGAGAGCAGTGAGGATGAGGGCCCAGGCCGCAGCTCCAGCCCCCTCCGCCTGGTGCCCTTCTCCAGCCCCAGGCCCCCCGGAGAGCCGCCGGGTGGGGAGCCCCTGATGGACGACTGCGAGAAGAGCAGCGACACTTGCAACCCCCTGTCAG GCGCTTTCTCGGGAGTGTCCAACATTTTCAGCTTCTGGGGGGACAGTCGGGGCCGCCAGTACCAGGAGCTCCCTCGatgccccgcccccacccccagcctcctcaACATCCCCCTCTCCAGCCCGGGTCGGCGGCCCCGGGGTGACGTGGAGAGCAGGCTGGACGCCCTCCAGCGCCAGCTCAACAG GCTGGAGACCCGGCTAAGTGCAGACATGGCCACTGTCCTGCAGCTGCTACAGAGGCAGATGACGCTGGTCCCGCCCGCCTACAGTGCTGTGACCACCCCGGGGCCTGGCCCCACTTCCGCATCCCCACTGTTGCCCgtcagccccctccccaccctcacctTGGACTCGCTTTCTCAGGTAAGCTCAAGCCCTGCTTCCTCGATGTACCCCTACCCACTTGTTCCCCGATTCCAGCCCAAACCTGCTTTGCTGCCTTTCTACTGGGCTCTGTGGCCCAGCTTCCCTGAACCTTGGCCTGCCCTCCTCCCATCCCTGTTCTCCTGGAGGAAGGCTGCCTCAGGAGCTGCAGGCTCAGAGTAG
- the KCNH2 gene encoding potassium voltage-gated channel subfamily H member 2 isoform X3 → MIPVAGSPRAAVCRKFIIANARVENCAVIYCNDGFCELCGYSRAEVMQRPCTCDFLHGPRTQRRAAAQIAQALLGAEERKVEIAFYRKDGSCFLCLVDVVPVKNEDGAVIMFILNFEVVMEKDMVGSPAHDTNHRGPPTSWLASGRAKTFRLKLPALLALTARESSVRSGGAGGGGAPGAVVVDVDLTPAAPSSESLALDEVTAMDNHVAGLGPAEERRALVGPGSPPRSAPGPLPSPRAHSLNPDASGSSCSLARTRSRESCASVRRASSADDIEAMRAGALPPPPRHASTGAMHPLRSGLLNSTSDSDLVRYRTISKIPQITLNFVDLKGDPFLASPTSDREIIAPKIKERTHNVTEKVTQVLSLGADVLPEYKLQAPRIHRWTILHYSPFKAVWDWLILLLVIYTAVFTPYSAAFLLKETEEGPPATECGYACQPLAVVDLIVDIMFIVDILINFRTTYVNANEEVVSHPGRIAVHYFKGWFLIDMVAAIPFDLLIFGSGSEELIGLLKTARLLRLVRVARKLDRYSEYGAAVLFLLMCTFALIAHWLACIWYAIGNMEQPHMDSRIGWLHNLGDQIGKPYNSSGLGGPSIKDKYVTALYFTFSSLTSVGFGNVSPNTNSEKIFSICVMLIGSLMYASIFGNVSAIIQRLYSGTARYHTQMLRVREFIRFHQIPNPLRQRLEEYFQHAWSYTNGIDMNAVLKGFPECLQADICLHLNRSLLQHCKPFRGATKGCLRALAMKFKTTHAPPGDTLVHAGDLLTALYFISRGSIEILRGDVVVAILGKNDIFGEPLNLYARPGKSNGDVRALTYCDLHKIHRDDLLEVLDMYPEFSDHFWSSLEITFNLRDTNMIPGSPGSAELEGGFSRQRKRKLSFRRRTDKDTEQPGEVSALGPGRAGAGPSSRGRPGGPWGESPSSGPSSPESSEDEGPGRSSSPLRLVPFSSPRPPGEPPGGEPLMDDCEKSSDTCNPLSGAFSGVSNIFSFWGDSRGRQYQELPRCPAPTPSLLNIPLSSPGRRPRGDVESRLDALQRQLNRLETRLSADMATVLQLLQRQMTLVPPAYSAVTTPGPGPTSASPLLPVSPLPTLTLDSLSQVSSSPASSMYPYPLVPRFQPKPALLPFYWALWPSFPEPWPALLPSLFSWRKAASGAAGSE, encoded by the exons GGAGCTGCTTCCTATGTCTGGTGGATGTGGTGCCCGTGAAGAACGAGGATGGGGCTGTCATCATGTTCATCCTCAATTTCGAGGTGGTGATGGAGAAGGACATGGTGGGGTCCCCGGCTCATGACACCAATCACCGGGGCCCCCCCACCAGCTGGCTGGCCTCAG GCCGCGCCAAGACCTTCCGCCTGAAGCTGCCCGCGCTGCTGGCGCTGACGGCCCGGGAGTCGTCGGTGCGGTCGGGCGGCGCAGGCGGCGGGGGCGCCCCCGGGGCCGTGGTGGTGGACGTGGACCTGACGCCCGCGGCACCCAGCAGCGAGTCCCTGGCCCTGGACGAAGTGACGGCCATGGACAACCATGTGGCAGGGCTTGGGCCCGCGGAGGAGCGGCGCGCGCTGGTGGGTCCCGGCTCTCCGCCCCGCAGCGCGCCCGGCCCGCTCCCATCGCCCCGCGCGCACAGCCTCAACCCCGACGCCTCAGGCTCCAGCTGCAGCCTGGCCCGGACGCGCTCCCGAGAGAGCTGCGCCAGCGTGCGCCGCGCCTCGTCGGCCGACGACATCGAGGCCATGCGCGCCGGGGCGCTGCCCCCGCCGCCGCGCCACGCCAGCACCG GGGCCATGCACCCCCTGCGCAGTGGCTTACTCAACTCCACCTCAGACTCCGACCTCGTGCGCTACCGCACCATCAGCAAGATTCCCCAAATCACCCTCAACTTTGTGGACCTCAAGGGTGACCCCTTCTTGGCTTCTCCCACCAGTGACCGTGAGATCATAGCACCCAAGATAAAGGAGCGAACCCACAATGTCACCGAGAAGGTCACCCAG GTCCTATCCCTGGGCGCCGATGTGCTGCCTGAGTACAAGCTGCAGGCACCGCGCATCCACCGCTGGACCATCCTGCACTACAGCCCCTTCAAGGCGGTGTGGGACTGGCTCATCCTGCTGCTGGTCATCTACACGGCCGTCTTCACGCCCTACTCGGCTGCCTTCCTGCTGAAGGAGACAGAAGAAGGCCCACCTGCTACCGAATGTGGCTATGCCTGCCAGCCGCTGGCCGTGGTGGACCTCATTGTGGACATCATGTTCATTGTGGACATTCTCATCAACTTCCGCACCACCTATGTCAATGCCAACGAGGAGGTGGTCAGCCACCCCGGCCGCATCGCCGTCCACTACTTCAAGGGCTGGTTCCTCATTGACATGGTGGCCGCCATCCCCTTCGACCTGCTCATCTTCGGCTCTGGCTCTGAGGAG CTGATCGGACTGCTGAAGACTGCGCGGCTGCTGCGGCTGGTGCGCGTGGCGCGGAAGCTGGACCGCTACTCAGAGTACGGCGCGGCCGTGCTGTTCTTGCTCATGTGCACCTTCGCGCTCATTGCGCACTGGCTGGCCTGCATCTGGTACGCCATCGGCAACATGGAGCAGCCGCACATGGACTCCCGCATTGGCTGGCTGCACAACCTGGGCGACCAGATAGGCAAGCCCTACAACAGCAGCGGCCTGGGCGGCCCCTCCATCAAGGACAAGTATGTGACCGCGCTCTACTTCACCTTCAGCAGCCTCACCAGCGTGGGCTTTGGCAACGTCTCTCCCAACACCAACTCAGAGAAGATCTTCTCCATCTGCGTCATGCTCATTGGCT CCCTCATGTACGCTAGCATCTTCGGCAACGTGTCGGCCATCATCCAGCGGCTGTACTCGGGCACAGCCCGCTACCACACACAGATGCTGCGGGTGCGGGAGTTCATCCGTTTCCACCAGATCCCCAACCCCCTGCGCCAGCGCCTCGAGGAGTACTTCCAGCACGCCTGGTCCTACACCAACGGCATCGACATGAACGCG gtGCTGAAGGGCTTCCCTGAGTGCCTGCAGGCTGACATCTGCCTGCACCTGAACCGCTCACTGCTGCAGCACTGCAAACCCTTCCGAGGGGCCACCAAGGGCTGCCTTCGGGCCCTGGCCATGAAGTTCAAGACCACACATGCACCGCCAGGGGACACACTGGTGCATGCTGGGGACCTGCTCACCGCCCTGTACTTCATCTCCCGGGGCTCCATCGAGATCCTGCGGGGCGACGTCGTCGTGGCCATCCTGG GGAAGAATGACATCTTTGGGGAGCCTCTGAACCTGTATGCGAGGCCTGGCAAGTCGAACGGGGACGTGCGGGCCCTCACCTACTGTGACCTACACAAGATCCATCGGGATGACCTGCTGGAGGTGCTGGACATGTACCCTGAGTTCTCCGACCACTTCTGGTCCAGCCTGGAGATCACCTTCAACCTGCGAGAT ACCAACATGATCCCGGGCTCCCCCGGCAGCGCGGAGTTAGAGGGTGGCTTCAGTCGGCAACGCAAGCGCAAGCTGTCCTTCCGCAGGCGCACGGACAAGG ACACGGAGCAGCCAGGGGAGGTGTCGGCCTTGGGGCCGGGCCGGGCGGGGGCAGGGCCGAGTAGCCGGGGCCGGCCGGGGGGGCCGTGGGGGGAGAGCCCGTCCAGTGGCCCCTCCAGCCCTGAGAGCAGTGAGGATGAGGGCCCAGGCCGCAGCTCCAGCCCCCTCCGCCTGGTGCCCTTCTCCAGCCCCAGGCCCCCCGGAGAGCCGCCGGGTGGGGAGCCCCTGATGGACGACTGCGAGAAGAGCAGCGACACTTGCAACCCCCTGTCAG GCGCTTTCTCGGGAGTGTCCAACATTTTCAGCTTCTGGGGGGACAGTCGGGGCCGCCAGTACCAGGAGCTCCCTCGatgccccgcccccacccccagcctcctcaACATCCCCCTCTCCAGCCCGGGTCGGCGGCCCCGGGGTGACGTGGAGAGCAGGCTGGACGCCCTCCAGCGCCAGCTCAACAG GCTGGAGACCCGGCTAAGTGCAGACATGGCCACTGTCCTGCAGCTGCTACAGAGGCAGATGACGCTGGTCCCGCCCGCCTACAGTGCTGTGACCACCCCGGGGCCTGGCCCCACTTCCGCATCCCCACTGTTGCCCgtcagccccctccccaccctcacctTGGACTCGCTTTCTCAGGTAAGCTCAAGCCCTGCTTCCTCGATGTACCCCTACCCACTTGTTCCCCGATTCCAGCCCAAACCTGCTTTGCTGCCTTTCTACTGGGCTCTGTGGCCCAGCTTCCCTGAACCTTGGCCTGCCCTCCTCCCATCCCTGTTCTCCTGGAGGAAGGCTGCCTCAGGAGCTGCAGGCTCAGAGTAG